A single region of the Anopheles funestus chromosome X, idAnoFuneDA-416_04, whole genome shotgun sequence genome encodes:
- the LOC125771987 gene encoding uncharacterized protein LOC125771987 isoform X1: protein MRKTWVKRDNIYYKPFYKQKLKLTLIGVIAMGILFFVYQLVYISQLLPLESMPAGQKTRPLKANSNDNPITLLELAGRNDAERSEHAHQKPNHNQGSAIRSETSNNKSNIWNNTQFAYIEKIGNYERKILRGIRLVDLDNYSEKPGMIKFRCLSSRKEIPWEWVNDDYCDCPEDGSDEPSTSACPRGRFYCRFQKRHKTGRGKDIFVSSGWVNDGVCDCCDGSDEWLNRIGPGSACPNLCKADHF from the exons ATGCGTAAAACATGGGTTAAACGAGATAACATCTACTATAAACCTTTCTACAAGCAAAAGCTGAAACTTACGTTGATTGGCGTAATTGCGATGGGCATCCTGTTTTTTGTATATCAGCTTGTATACATCAGTCAGTTGCTACCGCTGGAATCGATGCCGGCGGGACAGAAAACTCGCCCGCTTAAGGCAAATAGTAATGATAATCCCATTACTTTGCTAGAACTGGCGGGACGAAATGATGCGGAACGCTCCGAGCATGCACATCAGAAACCAAATCATAATCAGGGAAGCGCCATTAGAAGTGAGACGAGCAATAACAAATCTAACATTTGGAATAATACACAGTTCGCATACATCGAGAAAATAGGCAATTATGAGCGAAAAATTTTACG CGGCATTCGACTGGTCGACCTTGACAACTACAGTGAAAAACCAGGAATGATAAAGTTTCGGTGTTTGAGCTCTCGCAAAGAAATACCTTGGGAATGGGTGAACGACGACTATTGCGACTGTCCAGAAGATGGTAGCGATGAGCCGAGTACAAGTGCGTGTCCGCGGGGACGTTTCTACTGCCGATTCCAGAAGCGACACAAAACTGGCCGTGGAAAGGATATCTTCGTGTCGAGTGGATGGGTGAATGATGGTGTTTGTGATTGCTGTGATGGTTCCGATGAGTGGTTGAATCGTATTGGGCCCGGCTCAGCTTGTCCGAATCTATGTAAAGCCGATCATTTTTAG
- the LOC125771981 gene encoding TWiK family of potassium channels protein 7, whose protein sequence is MTNQLQSTNGTINNDLLEHFQKIDVKVVDEPNGFADHVARFCNRWHIKKVLSHLGLLVSLAIYCGVGGYIFREFERPAEVARIQGLRKLLSQHREGFINSIINNTSVQNLDQLLAFELKKYEQVVQDAAQGGILIDADQNFPVAVEKWSVLQAVFFASTVITTIGYGNIVPVTLGGRVFCMFFALIGIPFTLTVIADWGRLFATVVSTLAKNFPALPLARFCPDAGIKMTDKKWLYAVGAVGFLGVYLAAGTGLLLLWEEDWNFFDGYYFCFITMTTIGFGDLVPSKPNYMLLCTLYILVGLALTSTIIELVRRQYAQSWQKLQALSGPLADTLRRLGESAGTGIDVTALHNDLRRVLTVVSMPRRHGNKKAQAKEMAALEAITNAILQDIKEKQDSQEGPPKVVQIVIYESSV, encoded by the exons ATGACTAATCAACTGCAGTCAACGAACGGTACTATCAACAACGACCTGCTGGAACACTTTCAGAAGATTGACGTAAAGGTTGTAGATGAACCAAATGGGTTTGCCGATCACGTTGCCAGATTTTGTAACCGCTGGCACATCAAAAAAGTGCTATCGCATCTTGGATTGCTTGTCTCACTCGCCATCTACTGCGGCGTTGGTGGATAT ATATTTCGCGAGTTTGAACGTCCAGCAGAAGTTGCTCGCATCCAAGGCCTTCGGAAGTTACTGTCACAGCACCGTGAAGGTTTCATCAattccatcatcaacaacacaaGCGTACAGAACTTAGACCAGCTGCTAGCCTTTGAACTAAAGAAGTACGAACAG GTGGTGCAAGATGCGGCGCAGGGTGGGATTTTGATTGACGCCGATCAGAACTTTCCGGTCGCGGTCGAGAAGTGGAGCGTGCTCCAGGCCGTCTTCTTTGCGTCCACCGTAATTACAACCATCG GGTATGGTAACATTGTGCCAGTCACGCTGGGAGGACGTGTCTTCTGTATGTTTTTTGCACTCATCGGCATCCCCTTCACGTTGACTGTCATAGCAGACTGGGGTCGACTCTTCGCGACGGTTGTGTCTACTTTAGCGAAAAATTTTCCTGCTTTACCACTAGCAA GATTTTGTCCTGATGCTGGAATTAAAATGACCGACAAGAAATGGCTGTATGCGGTCGGTGCTGTTGGTTTCTTGGGCGTGTACTTGGCAGCAGGAACAGGGTTACTGTTGCTGTGGGAAGAGGACTGGAACTTCTTTGATGGATATTACTTTTGCTTCATTACGATGACGACTATCGGTTTCGGTGATTTAGTACCAA GCAAACCAAACTATATGCTTCTTTGTACCTTATACATATTGGTCGGGTTAGCGCTGACCAGTACGATCATTGAGTTGGTTCGAAGACAATATGCCCAAAGCTGGCAAAAATTACAG GCTCTTTCCGGACCTTTGGCGGACACTTTGAGACGGCTTGGTGAATCAGCTGGTACAGGAATCGATGTTACAGCTCTACACAACGATTTGCGTCGCGTTCTTACGGTTGTATCAATGCCGCGACGCCATGGTAACAAGAAAGCGCAAGCAAAAGAGATGGCCGCCCTGGAAGCTATCACTAATGCTATACTGCAGGACATCAAGGAAAAGCAGGACAGTCAGGAAGGGCCACCAAAAGTGGTCCAAATTGTTATCTACGAGTCGTCTGTCTAA
- the LOC125775234 gene encoding probable glucosamine 6-phosphate N-acetyltransferase — MGGPLSEEELSLYDPALLLSLDFFRSPANFNPRISAAVPGESWLKVRPLQSGDFHRGFLQILSQLTKVGDVSLTQFLNRFAQMRASGDYYVTVIVDTRYDKIIGSATLVLERKFIHGCATRGRLEDVVVDDTYRGKQLGKLIVVTVNLLAEHLGCYKMSLDCKDKLIPFYKSIGYTLEQGNANTMNIRYETTARNINRNVVGSKPENTEPS, encoded by the exons ATGGGTGGTCCACTATCTGAG GAGGAGTTGTCATTGTACGATCCTGCACTTCTGCTGAGCCTAGATTTCTTTCGTTCACCGGCCAATTTTAATCCTCGTATTTCGGCCGCTGTGCCTGGTGAGAGTTGGTTGAAAGTGAGACCTCTTCAGTCGGGCGATTTTCACCGTGGTTTCTTACAAATTCTATCTCAGCTGACAAAAGTTGGCGATGTTTCGCTAACACAATTCCTCA ATCGTTTTGCCCAAATGCGTGCAAGTGGTGACTACTATGTAACTGTGATTGTCGATACGCGTTACGACAAAATCATTGGCAGTGCTACTTTGGTATTGGAACGTAAATTTATTCATGGTTGCGCCACCAGGGGCAGACTCGAGGATGTAGTCGTCGACGATACATACCGTGGCAAGCAGCTCGGAAAACT AATCGTTGTTACCGTAAATCTGCTGGCAGAACATTTGGGTTGTTACAAAATGTCACTGGATTGCAAAGATAAGCTGATTCCTTTCTACAAATCGATTGGCTATACCCTGGAGCAGGGCAATGCTAATACGATGAACATTCGCTACGAGACGACCGCTAGAAATATCAACCGTAACGTAGTAGGCAGCAAACCGGAAAATACAGAACCATCATGA
- the LOC125775069 gene encoding ubiquitin-like modifier-activating enzyme 5: protein MENLKQNVERREPDSRDTEKEFKIGRERIEKMSAEVVDSNPYSRLMALQRMGIVKEYEKIREKSVAVVGVGGVGSVTADMLTRCGIGKLMLFDYDKVELANMNRLFFTPDQAGLSKVEAAAKTLQFINPDVAITTHNYNITTVDNFDQFLDAIRTGGIENGAPVDLVLSCVDNFEARMAINTACNELNIYWFESGVSENAVSGHIQFIRPGETACFGCAPPLVVAENIDEKTLKREGVCAASLPTTMGIVAGMLVQNTLKYLLHFGAVSDYLGYNAMNDFFPRMSLKPNPTCDDRFCIQRQQEYLAKPPSDLDALNVAETESESPLHEDNLYGIELVAEDDDTPTKSNDKAHSVKSNIVEGLKLAYDAPVVENTSNVSTQDDVSLEELMAQMSGMCKPSNNE, encoded by the exons ATGGAAAATCTGAAGCAAAATGTTGAACGCAGAGAACCTGATTCGCGAGATACTGAAAAGGAATTCAAAATTGGAAGAGAACGAATTGAAAAAATGTCAGCAGAAGTTGTGGATTCCAACCCGTACAGTCGCTTAATGGCATTGCAGCGAATGGGAATCGTTAAGGAATATGAGAAGATACGAGAGAAAAGCGTGGCCGTCGTTG GTGTGGGAGGTGTTGGAAGCGTTACAGCGGATATGTTGACTCGGTGTGGTATCGGTAAGCTGATGCTGTTCGATTATGACAAGGTGGAGTTGGCCAACATGAATCGACTCTTCTTCACACCGGATCAAGCGGGACTATCAAAGGTTGAGGCAGCAGCGAAGACCCTGCAATTCATCAACCCTGACGTGGCAATTACTACGCATAATTACAACATTACGACTGTTGATAACTTTGATCAGTTTCTCGATGCCATTCGAACAGGTGGTATTGAAAACGGTGCACCGGTTGATTTGGTTCTTAGCTGTGTTGATAATTTTGAAGCCCGTATGGCTATAAATACGGCCTGTAATGAACTAAACATCTACTGGTTCGAATCGGGTGTGTCCGAAAATGCTGTTTCTGGTCACATACAGTTCATAAGGCCAGGAGAAACGGCATGCTTTGGCTGCGCACCACCACTAGTTGTAGCGGAAAACATCGATGAAAAGACATTAAAACGCGAAGGTGTATGTGCTGCTAGTCTACCTACGACCATGGGCATTGTGGCAGGGATGCTAGTACAGAATACGCTCAAGTACTTGCTACATTTCGGCGCCGTCTCCGATTACCTCGGTTACAATGCAATGAACGATTTCTTTCCAAGAATGAGCCTTAAACCGAACCCAACATGTGATGATCGATTTTGCATTCAACGTCAACAGGAATACCTGGCCAAACCACCAAGTGATTTGGATGCCTTAAACGTTGCCGAAACTGAATCTGAAAGTCCACTGCACGAAGATAATCTGTACGGTATCGAATTAGTGGCTGAAGATGACGACACACCGACTAAAAGTAATGATAAGGCTCACAGCGTTAAAAGTAACATTGTTGAAGGTCTGAAACTGGCGTACGACGCGCCTGTTGTAGAGAACACATCCAATGTATCAACTCAGGACGATGTCAGTCTTGAAGAATTGATGGCACAAATGTCTGGTATGTGTAAACCTTCCaataatgaatga
- the LOC125771987 gene encoding uncharacterized protein LOC125771987 isoform X2: MRKTWVKRDNIYYKPFYKQKLKLTLIGVIAMGILFFVYQLVYIKLAGRNDAERSEHAHQKPNHNQGSAIRSETSNNKSNIWNNTQFAYIEKIGNYERKILRGIRLVDLDNYSEKPGMIKFRCLSSRKEIPWEWVNDDYCDCPEDGSDEPSTSACPRGRFYCRFQKRHKTGRGKDIFVSSGWVNDGVCDCCDGSDEWLNRIGPGSACPNLCKADHF; encoded by the exons ATGCGTAAAACATGGGTTAAACGAGATAACATCTACTATAAACCTTTCTACAAGCAAAAGCTGAAACTTACGTTGATTGGCGTAATTGCGATGGGCATCCTGTTTTTTGTATATCAGCTTGTATACATCA AACTGGCGGGACGAAATGATGCGGAACGCTCCGAGCATGCACATCAGAAACCAAATCATAATCAGGGAAGCGCCATTAGAAGTGAGACGAGCAATAACAAATCTAACATTTGGAATAATACACAGTTCGCATACATCGAGAAAATAGGCAATTATGAGCGAAAAATTTTACG CGGCATTCGACTGGTCGACCTTGACAACTACAGTGAAAAACCAGGAATGATAAAGTTTCGGTGTTTGAGCTCTCGCAAAGAAATACCTTGGGAATGGGTGAACGACGACTATTGCGACTGTCCAGAAGATGGTAGCGATGAGCCGAGTACAAGTGCGTGTCCGCGGGGACGTTTCTACTGCCGATTCCAGAAGCGACACAAAACTGGCCGTGGAAAGGATATCTTCGTGTCGAGTGGATGGGTGAATGATGGTGTTTGTGATTGCTGTGATGGTTCCGATGAGTGGTTGAATCGTATTGGGCCCGGCTCAGCTTGTCCGAATCTATGTAAAGCCGATCATTTTTAG
- the LOC125775001 gene encoding cytochrome P450 4g15, producing the protein MSATIAHTDGLNSNANIISPINMFYFLLGPALLLWFFYWRLSRRHMLELAEKIPGPKGLPLLGNALDLVGSSHSVFRTIIEKGKDYNEVIKIWIGPKLIVFLVDPRDVELLLSSHVYIDKSPEYRFFKPWLGNGLLISTGHKWRQHRKLIAPTFHLNVLKSFIDLFNENSRLVVNKMLKENGKAFDCHDYMSECTVEILLETAMGVSKKTQDQSGYDYAMAVMKMCDILHLRHRKMWLYPDLFFNLTQYAKKQVKLLDTIHSLTKKVIRNKKAAFDKGTRGSLATTSINTSEIEKPKSDIGKTSTVEGLSFGQSANLKDDLDVEENDVGEKKRLAFLDLLLESAENGALISDEEIKNQVDTIMFEGHDTTAAGSSFFLSMMGVHQHIQDKVIQELDDIFGDSDRPATFQDTLEMKYLERCLMETLRMYPPVPIIARSLKQDLKLASSDLVVPAGATITVATFKLHRLESIYPNPDVFDPDNFLPEKQANRHYYAFVPFSAGPRSCVGRKYAMLKLKIILSTILRNFRVHSDLKEEDFKLQADIILKREEGFQIRLEPRQRKSKAL; encoded by the exons ATGTCTGCCACGATAGCGCATACAGATGGCCTCAACAGCAATGCAAACATTATCTCACCAATCAACATGTTCTATTTCCTGCTCGGTCCTGCCCtattgttgtggtttttctaCTGGCGACTCTCTCGTCGCCACATGCTTGAGCTAGCGGAAAAGATACCTGGACCAAAAGGACTACCACTGCTAGGCAACGCACTTGACCTGGTTGGCAGTTCGCATT CCGTGTTCCGCACAATTATCGAGAAGGGCAAGGACTATAACGAGGTGATTAAAATTTGGATTGGACCGAAGCTAATCGTCTTCCTAGTGGATCCGCGCGATGTAGAATTGCTTCTCAGCAGTCATGTCTACATTGACAAATCGCCCGAATACCGCTTCTTCAAGCCCTGGCTGGGTAACGGACTACTCATCAGCACCG GACATAAATGGCGGCAGCATCGCAAGCTAATTGCACCAACTTTCCACCTGAATGTACTGAAGAGCTTCATTGATTTGTTTAACGAAAACTCCCGTCTTGTCGTCAATAAAATGCTCAAAGAAAACGGCAAAGCCTTCGATTGTCATGACTACATGAGCGAATGTACGGTAGAAATTCTCTTAG AAACTGCCATGGGTGTATCAAAGAAGACACAGGATCAGTCTGGTTATGACTACGCCATGGCGGTGATGAAAATGTGTGACATTCTGCATCTGCGTCATCGCAAAATGTGGCTGTACCCGGACCTATTCTTCAACCTTACGCAATACGCAAAAAAGCAGGTGAAATTGCTCGATACCATCCATAGTTTGACGAAGAAGGTTATTCGCAACAAGAAGGCCGCATTCGATAAAGGAACGCGTGGCTCTTTGGCAACCACTTCGATCAATACATCTGAGATTGAGAAGCCCAAGAGTGATATCGGTAAGACCAGCACCGTAGAAGGCCTGTCCTTTGGTCAGTCTGCTAACCTGAAAGACGATTTGGACGTCGAGGAGAATGATGTTGGCGAAAAGAAGCGTCTGGCTTTCCTCGATCTTTTGCTAGAAAGTGCAGAAAATGGTGCGCTCATTTCGGACGAGGAGATCAAAAATCAGGTTGATACGATCATGTTCGAAGGTCACGACACTACGGCGGCTGGAAGCAGCTTCTTCCTGTCGATGATGGGCGTGCATCAACACATCCAGGACAAAGTGATCCAAGAATTGGACGACATTTTTGGCGATTCGGACCGTCCGGCAACATTCCAGGACACTCTAGAAATGAAATACCTCGAAAGGTGCCTTATGGAGACACTGCGTATGTATCCTCCAGTTCCGATCATCGCCCGCTCCCTCAAACAAGATCTAAAATTGGCTTCGAGCGATCTGGTTGTGCCAGCGGGGGCTACCATCACTGTTGCTACCTTCAAACTACACCGATTGGAATCAATTTATCCGAACCCTGATGTCTTTGATCCGGACAACTTCCTACCCGAAAAGCAGGCAAATCGCCATTATTACGCATTCGTGCCATTTTCCGCAGGTCCAAGAAGTTGTGTTG gGCGCAAGTACGCAATGCTGAAACTAAAAATTATTCTCTCCACCATTCTCCGCAACTTCCGCGTACACTCTGACCTGAAGGAGGAAGACTTCAAGTTACAGGCTGACATAATCTTGAAGCGGGAGGAAGGCTTCCAGATTCGCCTTGAGCCACGTCAGCGCAAGTCAAAAGCGCTGTAA